In Ruminiclostridium papyrosolvens DSM 2782, the following proteins share a genomic window:
- a CDS encoding acyltransferase family protein has protein sequence MISIYVVLAVTLLFGVKVRIKGWDDGFLTLGNTKMLQGFCAVLIIFHHISQVLSDSKVLSPFNEYGVLFVGIFFFCSGYGLIKSFKTKDNYMQGFIGRRFPSVLVPFYITSLIYLAVILPFNPMPSLLQTIFLFTGVQLINPHAWYIVAIVIFYIAFYFIFKYIKNEIIAFVSMAIFLVCYIVFGIILRHGQWWLQGEWWYNTCFLFYIGMLTARFEKGLISLVKKYYVVILPIVTVVFVVMYRISNYTIKEFSYYAQTETASGYPETLICFFTQLPAVILFVAAVFILCMKITFSNIILRFLSKISLEIYLIHHLFMLLYKSDMFMNITNDLLYVTLVIISSVASAFLLHLIDKPIIRLITPKGGKTSGKATLC, from the coding sequence ATGATAAGTATTTATGTGGTACTTGCTGTTACTCTCCTTTTTGGAGTAAAAGTTCGGATAAAGGGCTGGGATGACGGCTTTTTAACCTTGGGTAATACAAAGATGTTACAGGGATTCTGTGCGGTTCTGATTATTTTTCATCACATTTCTCAAGTTTTATCTGATTCTAAGGTACTATCTCCTTTTAATGAATATGGGGTTCTATTTGTAGGTATATTCTTTTTCTGTTCCGGTTATGGATTAATAAAAAGCTTCAAAACCAAAGACAACTATATGCAGGGTTTTATAGGAAGAAGATTTCCGTCTGTACTGGTTCCTTTTTATATTACATCACTTATTTATCTGGCAGTAATTTTACCATTCAATCCTATGCCTTCTTTATTGCAAACAATCTTTCTTTTTACGGGTGTACAACTTATTAATCCCCATGCTTGGTATATAGTAGCAATAGTAATTTTCTATATAGCATTTTATTTCATTTTCAAATATATAAAAAATGAAATAATAGCATTTGTGTCTATGGCAATATTCCTTGTTTGTTATATAGTATTCGGCATTATTCTAAGACATGGACAATGGTGGTTGCAGGGAGAATGGTGGTACAATACCTGTTTCCTATTTTATATAGGGATGCTCACAGCAAGATTTGAGAAGGGACTAATATCGTTAGTCAAAAAGTACTATGTTGTAATATTGCCGATAGTTACTGTTGTGTTTGTGGTTATGTATAGGATTTCAAATTATACCATTAAAGAATTTTCATATTATGCACAAACTGAAACTGCTTCCGGATACCCTGAAACCTTGATATGCTTTTTCACTCAGCTTCCCGCAGTGATTCTTTTTGTAGCGGCTGTTTTTATACTTTGCATGAAAATTACATTTAGTAATATAATACTGAGATTTCTTTCAAAGATATCTTTGGAGATATATTTGATACACCATCTATTTATGTTGTTATACAAATCAGATATGTTTATGAATATAACCAATGACTTATTATATGTAACATTGGTAATTATATCTTCAGTTGCGTCGGCGTTCCTGCTGCATTTGATTGATAAGCCTATAATCAGATTAATAACTCCAAAAGGAGGAAAGACCAGTGGAAAAGCTACACTCTGTTGA
- a CDS encoding SDR family oxidoreductase — MAGLFDLTGKIAVVTGASSGLGVQFAMALAKQGADIAIVARRVEKLETVKKQIEGLGVRCLAVKCDVSDSADIKNAVNEIKEYFGTIDILVNNAGIGLTGPAEEQSDELWQTMMSVNINGVYYFAREVGKIMLEKKYGKIINIGSIHSTVAMPGLPITAYCTTKGAVEMLTKSLASEWAKHGITVNAIGPAYFPSEMTDDVLANEDFSNLVKASCPMGRTGRDGELDGALVYFASDASSYTTGQLLSVDGGWTTI; from the coding sequence ATGGCAGGATTATTTGATTTAACAGGAAAAATAGCAGTTGTTACAGGAGCATCTTCAGGTTTGGGAGTTCAGTTTGCTATGGCTTTGGCAAAACAAGGAGCAGATATTGCTATTGTTGCAAGAAGAGTTGAAAAATTAGAAACGGTAAAAAAACAAATTGAAGGACTCGGAGTACGTTGCTTGGCAGTAAAGTGCGATGTTTCAGACAGCGCTGATATTAAAAATGCAGTTAATGAGATTAAAGAATATTTCGGAACTATTGATATATTGGTAAACAACGCCGGTATCGGTTTAACAGGCCCTGCTGAAGAACAATCGGATGAATTATGGCAGACAATGATGAGTGTTAACATAAATGGGGTTTACTATTTTGCACGTGAAGTCGGGAAAATTATGCTTGAAAAGAAATACGGAAAAATAATTAACATCGGTTCAATACACAGTACCGTTGCAATGCCGGGACTGCCTATTACAGCATACTGTACTACAAAGGGAGCAGTAGAGATGTTAACAAAATCATTGGCAAGTGAGTGGGCTAAACACGGTATCACAGTTAACGCCATAGGCCCTGCATATTTCCCAAGTGAAATGACAGATGATGTTCTTGCAAATGAAGATTTCAGTAACCTTGTTAAAGCAAGCTGCCCAATGGGAAGAACAGGAAGAGACGGAGAATTAGACGGTGCTCTTGTTTATTTTGCATCTGATGCATCCAGCTATACTACAGGACAGCTTTTGTCAGTTGATGGTGGTTGGACAACAATCTAA
- a CDS encoding zinc-ribbon domain-containing protein, whose translation MADKIITCKDCNSQFTFTENEQAFYKEKGFDNEPQRCPDCRRARKQQNNNRGGGRSFGNRW comes from the coding sequence ATGGCTGATAAAATAATAACTTGTAAGGATTGTAATTCACAATTCACTTTTACTGAAAACGAACAGGCTTTCTACAAAGAGAAAGGGTTCGACAATGAACCTCAAAGATGTCCTGACTGCAGAAGAGCAAGAAAGCAGCAGAACAACAACAGAGGCGGCGGAAGAAGCTTCGGCAACAGATGGTAA
- the infC gene encoding translation initiation factor IF-3 produces the protein MEVFFIRKNQVPINEEIRDPEVRLIDADGAMLGVMSSKDAQNLAITKNLDLVKIAANSEPPVCKIMDYGKFLFEQGKKEKEAKKNQKVVSIKEVRLSAKIEEHDFDVKVKNAYKFLQDGDKVKVSIKFRGREMKYTSDGKEVLAKFAQAVNEVGVPEKQPKLEGKNMIVILNPNKK, from the coding sequence GTGGAGGTGTTTTTTATTAGGAAAAACCAAGTACCAATTAATGAAGAGATAAGGGACCCTGAGGTCAGACTGATTGATGCGGATGGTGCCATGCTGGGAGTTATGTCATCAAAGGATGCGCAGAATTTGGCTATAACAAAAAATCTTGATCTTGTAAAGATTGCTGCAAACTCAGAACCACCGGTTTGTAAGATTATGGATTATGGTAAATTCTTGTTTGAGCAGGGTAAAAAAGAGAAGGAAGCCAAGAAAAATCAGAAGGTTGTTTCAATTAAGGAAGTAAGGTTGTCTGCTAAGATTGAGGAGCATGATTTTGATGTCAAAGTTAAAAATGCTTATAAATTTTTACAAGACGGGGATAAAGTCAAAGTCAGCATAAAATTTCGAGGCAGGGAAATGAAATATACATCCGATGGTAAAGAAGTTCTTGCAAAATTTGCCCAAGCGGTTAATGAGGTTGGGGTACCTGAGAAACAGCCTAAGCTTGAGGGTAAAAACATGATAGTAATATTGAATCCCAATAAAAAATAG
- a CDS encoding AMP-dependent synthetase/ligase translates to MEKFYKVRNITDLKDLLTQSCALYKDKPAFLIKNKGDIYSQISYNRFGNDVEYFGTALLKLGLCNSSIAVLGENRYEWCVSYLSTVNGVGTVVPLDKELPANEITNLLERSEATAIIFSGKYRNQIKMIKSTVNTAKVFIDMDAETNEDGILSFYELVQSGKQLVEAGDKSYSSVKINSEEARILIFTSGTTDIAKGVMLSHQNICADIMGVCSTVKVNSDDKTLSILPLHHTYECSLGFLAFIYNGAAISFNDGLRNIPKNLKNVKPTVMITVPLLIENIYKKIQDKLNKSRAVKIKFNFALFLTTFLSFFKINLSKNLFKEIHDSFGGEMRLIIVGAAAIKPEVSRFFRRIGIKVLQGYGLTECSPLVAGNRDRSFKDKSCGKAIPGVEIKILKPDNNGIGEILVKGKNVMQGYFRNEKATEKCLSNGWFSTGDLGFMDRKGFLYITGRLKNVIVTKNGKKIFPEEVENYINSDPFVRESYVWGKYDENSGDTVVCAQILPNIEAIANKLNAMNIPKDELTKIFKNIVKTVNGKMPLYKHVKEFTLRENEFLRTTTHKIKRYVEEQKEGLAQVE, encoded by the coding sequence ATGGAAAAATTTTATAAGGTTCGAAATATTACCGATTTAAAGGATTTATTGACACAAAGCTGCGCTTTATATAAAGATAAGCCGGCATTTTTAATTAAGAACAAAGGTGATATTTATAGCCAAATCAGTTATAACCGGTTTGGTAACGATGTAGAGTATTTTGGTACTGCTTTGTTGAAGCTTGGTCTTTGCAACTCTTCTATTGCAGTTCTGGGAGAGAACAGGTATGAATGGTGCGTTTCATATTTATCAACAGTCAACGGCGTGGGAACTGTTGTACCTTTAGACAAAGAACTGCCTGCAAATGAAATTACTAACCTTCTTGAAAGATCTGAAGCTACGGCTATAATCTTTTCAGGTAAATACAGAAATCAAATCAAGATGATAAAATCAACTGTTAACACTGCTAAGGTTTTTATAGATATGGATGCTGAAACCAATGAGGACGGAATACTTTCCTTTTATGAATTGGTGCAATCAGGAAAACAGCTTGTGGAAGCCGGAGACAAAAGCTATTCTTCCGTAAAGATTAATTCTGAAGAGGCAAGGATTTTGATTTTTACTTCAGGCACTACAGACATAGCAAAAGGTGTTATGCTATCACATCAGAATATTTGTGCAGATATAATGGGTGTGTGCTCTACTGTTAAAGTTAACAGCGATGACAAAACTTTATCTATATTGCCATTGCATCACACATATGAATGTTCGTTAGGGTTTTTAGCATTTATATATAACGGAGCCGCTATATCCTTCAATGACGGACTTAGAAATATACCCAAAAACTTAAAAAATGTTAAGCCTACGGTAATGATTACAGTACCCCTATTGATAGAAAATATATATAAAAAAATACAAGATAAACTTAATAAAAGCAGAGCAGTTAAAATAAAATTTAATTTTGCATTATTTTTAACAACCTTTTTATCATTTTTCAAAATAAACCTGAGCAAGAATTTATTTAAAGAAATACATGATAGCTTTGGCGGAGAAATGAGGCTGATTATTGTGGGGGCTGCTGCCATAAAACCAGAAGTTTCAAGATTTTTCAGACGAATTGGGATTAAGGTTCTGCAAGGTTATGGATTAACGGAATGTTCACCTCTGGTAGCCGGTAACAGAGATAGAAGCTTCAAGGATAAATCATGTGGTAAAGCTATTCCGGGCGTTGAAATTAAAATTTTAAAACCTGATAATAATGGTATTGGAGAGATTTTAGTCAAAGGGAAAAACGTCATGCAGGGTTATTTCCGCAACGAAAAAGCTACTGAAAAGTGTTTGTCTAATGGTTGGTTTTCCACAGGTGATCTTGGGTTTATGGACCGAAAAGGCTTTTTATATATAACTGGCAGGCTTAAAAATGTTATTGTAACTAAAAACGGTAAAAAGATTTTTCCTGAAGAAGTTGAAAACTATATAAATTCAGACCCATTTGTACGTGAATCTTATGTTTGGGGCAAGTATGATGAAAATTCCGGGGATACAGTTGTTTGTGCTCAGATTTTGCCCAACATAGAAGCAATTGCCAACAAGCTAAACGCTATGAATATACCAAAAGATGAGTTAACGAAGATTTTTAAGAACATTGTAAAAACAGTAAATGGCAAAATGCCACTTTACAAACATGTAAAGGAATTCACCCTGAGAGAAAATGAATTTCTTAGAACAACTACCCATAAAATCAAGAGGTATGTGGAAGAACAGAAAGAAGGTCTTGCTCAAGTAGAATAG
- a CDS encoding HAMP domain-containing sensor histidine kinase — protein MMLKDKEKFTISHIFALIMAIIMTASMALTFVIIYILLRFSFDPITGALTSSSFIALLCIAVGTIISSYVSSKMLRPILKINDAAKKVAMGDFSVRLEEKSIAKEVKQIAENFNIMVKELSNTETLRNDFVNNVSHEFKTPLSAIEGYATLLQDESLSREEEQKYINYILDNTERLAKLTQNILSLSRLDNQEIVLQKENFPLDEQIRRVLLSYESKWEEKNLTIDLNLESIIFYGNPSLLAQVWSNIIENAIKFSNNNGVLNIDCFTNNDRVFITIKDNGIGMDDEVRRHAFDKFYQGERSHHVNGNGLGLALVKRIVELCEGTVSIESKKGIGTTALISFPKQ, from the coding sequence ATGATGTTAAAAGACAAGGAAAAGTTTACCATATCCCATATATTTGCACTTATTATGGCTATAATTATGACTGCATCAATGGCACTTACATTTGTAATCATATATATACTATTGAGGTTCAGTTTTGATCCAATTACAGGAGCACTTACATCTTCATCGTTTATTGCACTTTTGTGTATCGCTGTTGGAACTATTATTTCCTCATATGTTTCAAGTAAAATGCTTCGACCAATACTAAAGATAAATGATGCAGCTAAAAAAGTAGCTATGGGGGACTTTTCAGTGCGATTGGAAGAAAAAAGTATAGCAAAAGAAGTAAAACAAATAGCTGAAAATTTCAATATAATGGTTAAAGAACTCTCAAATACCGAAACCTTGAGGAACGACTTTGTAAATAATGTTTCACATGAATTTAAAACTCCCCTTTCTGCAATTGAGGGTTATGCGACTTTATTACAGGATGAATCCTTATCAAGGGAGGAAGAGCAAAAGTATATTAATTATATATTAGACAACACTGAAAGGTTAGCAAAACTTACTCAAAACATTCTTTCGCTATCACGGCTTGATAATCAGGAAATTGTTCTACAAAAGGAGAATTTTCCACTGGATGAACAGATAAGACGTGTTCTTTTAAGCTATGAGAGTAAATGGGAGGAAAAGAACCTTACAATTGATTTGAACTTAGAAAGTATTATTTTTTACGGAAATCCGTCACTGCTTGCACAGGTTTGGAGCAATATTATTGAAAATGCAATTAAGTTTTCTAATAACAATGGAGTACTAAATATTGACTGTTTTACAAATAATGATAGAGTATTCATTACTATAAAGGATAACGGTATTGGAATGGATGACGAAGTAAGAAGACATGCTTTTGATAAATTTTATCAAGGAGAGCGTTCACACCACGTCAATGGAAATGGACTTGGGCTTGCTCTTGTAAAGCGAATTGTGGAATTATGTGAAGGAACCGTTTCAATAGAAAGTAAAAAAGGCATAGGAACAACTGCATTGATTTCATTTCCAAAGCAATAG
- a CDS encoding response regulator transcription factor produces the protein MFNILVVEDDQSLSKLFCTVLAKHGYSYYVANDGLEAWDIIEKQYIDLVISDIMMPNMDGYELVKSLRDNGYNMPVLMITAKDTFEDMKNGFRVGTDDYMIKPVNVNEMILRVNALLRRAQIVNERKLIFGDMELSYDELSVNIKGEYMLIPQKEFYILYKLLSNPNKAFTKQQLMDEIWGMDTESDPHTLDVHISRLRERFKDNNQFEIKTIRGLGYKAVKP, from the coding sequence ATGTTTAATATATTAGTAGTTGAAGATGACCAGTCTCTGAGTAAGTTGTTTTGCACTGTTTTAGCTAAACATGGGTACTCCTATTATGTAGCTAATGATGGCCTTGAAGCTTGGGACATAATTGAAAAACAATATATTGATCTTGTTATATCAGATATTATGATGCCAAATATGGATGGCTATGAATTGGTTAAAAGCTTAAGAGATAATGGATATAATATGCCGGTACTTATGATTACAGCTAAAGATACTTTTGAAGATATGAAAAATGGGTTTCGGGTAGGTACTGATGATTATATGATAAAGCCCGTAAATGTTAACGAAATGATTTTGCGGGTTAATGCTCTGCTTAGAAGAGCACAGATTGTTAATGAAAGAAAACTGATATTTGGAGATATGGAATTAAGTTATGATGAGTTATCTGTAAATATTAAAGGGGAATATATGCTTATACCTCAAAAGGAATTTTATATTCTTTATAAGCTGCTCTCAAACCCCAACAAGGCATTTACAAAGCAGCAGCTCATGGACGAAATATGGGGTATGGATACCGAAAGCGATCCCCACACCTTGGATGTTCATATTAGCAGATTGAGAGAGCGTTTTAAAGATAATAATCAATTTGAAATCAAAACCATTCGCGGTTTGGGATATAAGGCGGTAAAACCATGA
- a CDS encoding sensor histidine kinase → MKFSTKLLLNFLFLSVLSFTIIIISVNKAIDYYSFVTIEKQMMEKADMCELSFVEILTSHDKAVSSPQQSDITKSALEALKASGKEVRIYDNKQKLLGLAVDGIIIKDAKPLIFKENIKNALQGNYSYTVTDKNLIYFSIPIQDKYYRNVYVFELVENISYFYDILNKIRYILLIGAAGFIILVTLSSLYISSKTTKPIKYLLGATEKFSKQQFENVHLNRKDELGMLAEGLNHMGIQLKDYIQYQKQFVSNVSHELKTPLAAIRGFSQYLFEGENENEELKKVYYHLVNESDRLTNLINELLLLSKFDKAVQELNTERTELSELTEIVAQEFKPKAEKKDITLVTNLNKGVIASVNKTLMSHAIANVIENAIKYSNPKSRIIVETFTKDDNSIVKISDEGIGIAKSEIEMVQERFYRAQNSPVASGSGLGLSICKEIIQKFNGQLVIESEIDIGTAVSLIMPST, encoded by the coding sequence TTGAAGTTTTCAACCAAACTGCTTTTGAATTTTTTATTTTTGTCTGTATTATCTTTTACAATAATAATTATTTCTGTAAACAAGGCCATAGACTATTACAGCTTTGTGACCATTGAAAAGCAAATGATGGAAAAGGCCGATATGTGCGAGTTATCATTTGTTGAAATATTAACAAGTCATGATAAAGCTGTATCCTCACCGCAGCAGTCAGATATCACAAAAAGTGCCTTAGAAGCATTAAAGGCATCCGGTAAAGAAGTGAGAATTTATGATAATAAACAAAAACTACTGGGTTTGGCTGTAGACGGAATAATAATTAAAGATGCAAAACCTTTGATTTTTAAAGAAAATATTAAAAATGCCTTGCAGGGAAATTATTCTTATACCGTCACAGATAAAAATTTAATATATTTTTCAATACCTATTCAGGATAAATATTACCGGAATGTCTATGTTTTCGAGCTTGTTGAAAATATCTCTTACTTTTACGATATCTTAAATAAAATTAGATATATTTTGTTAATTGGTGCAGCAGGATTTATTATACTGGTAACTTTATCCAGTTTATACATCTCAAGCAAAACAACTAAACCTATAAAGTACCTTCTTGGAGCAACAGAAAAATTCTCTAAACAACAGTTCGAGAATGTCCATCTGAATAGGAAGGATGAACTTGGGATGCTTGCAGAAGGTTTAAATCATATGGGAATTCAGTTGAAGGATTATATTCAATATCAAAAGCAATTTGTTTCTAATGTGTCACATGAATTAAAAACACCCCTTGCTGCAATCCGGGGCTTTTCTCAATACTTATTTGAGGGAGAAAATGAGAATGAGGAATTAAAAAAGGTGTACTATCATCTGGTCAATGAATCAGACAGGCTTACAAACCTTATTAATGAGTTATTATTGTTATCCAAGTTTGACAAAGCTGTACAGGAGCTTAACACTGAAAGGACAGAATTATCTGAATTAACTGAGATAGTTGCTCAAGAGTTCAAGCCAAAAGCTGAAAAGAAAGACATTACTTTAGTGACAAATTTGAATAAGGGAGTTATCGCCAGTGTGAACAAAACATTGATGTCTCACGCAATTGCCAATGTTATAGAGAATGCTATAAAATACTCGAATCCCAAAAGTCGGATTATTGTTGAAACATTTACAAAGGATGATAATTCAATTGTAAAAATAAGTGATGAAGGTATTGGTATTGCAAAGAGTGAAATCGAAATGGTGCAGGAGAGATTTTACCGAGCACAGAATTCACCTGTCGCAAGTGGTTCAGGTTTAGGGCTTTCAATATGTAAAGAAATAATACAAAAATTTAACGGTCAGTTGGTTATTGAGAGCGAAATTGATATTGGAACTGCAGTTTCATTGATTATGCCCTCAACATAA
- a CDS encoding response regulator transcription factor — MKKILVIDDELAIRDLTELVLKREGFQVKTAENGRRGIIELNSFRPDLVLLDLMLPDCSGYDLCKEIVKQSNIPVIMVSAKDETIDKVLGLELGAEDYITKPFDNRELIARIKVVLRRYEHNDEAKYEYTTKLVCGELEINPDTKVVQKNGTQILLTAKEYGILETLFKRPKKIFTRDELLEIVWGYDYSGDSRSVDMTIMRLRKKIEEDSETPKYVKTIYGFGYQLGGDST, encoded by the coding sequence GTGAAAAAGATTCTTGTAATTGATGATGAGCTTGCTATCAGAGATTTAACAGAGTTGGTGCTTAAAAGAGAGGGCTTTCAGGTAAAAACAGCAGAGAATGGCAGAAGAGGAATTATAGAACTGAATTCCTTCCGGCCTGATTTGGTACTGCTGGATTTAATGCTGCCTGATTGCTCAGGCTATGATTTGTGCAAGGAAATTGTAAAACAGTCAAACATTCCTGTAATAATGGTATCTGCAAAGGATGAAACCATCGATAAGGTATTAGGTCTTGAACTGGGTGCAGAGGATTATATAACCAAGCCTTTTGACAATAGAGAACTGATTGCCAGAATCAAAGTAGTATTGAGAAGATATGAACACAATGATGAGGCAAAATATGAATATACTACAAAGCTTGTATGCGGTGAACTGGAAATAAATCCTGATACAAAAGTAGTGCAGAAAAACGGAACTCAGATTTTACTTACAGCAAAAGAATATGGAATTCTTGAAACACTCTTTAAACGGCCCAAAAAGATATTTACCAGGGATGAACTTCTTGAAATAGTGTGGGGTTATGATTATTCCGGTGACAGTCGAAGTGTAGATATGACCATTATGCGTCTTCGAAAGAAAATTGAGGAAGATTCTGAAACTCCGAAATATGTCAAAACAATCTACGGCTTCGGTTACCAGCTTGGAGGTGACTCCACTTGA